DNA from Mucilaginibacter mallensis:
AGAAGAAGTCGAGTTGCTGGAACAGGAAAATGATACCTATCCCCAGCAAAATAAGTCCGGCAAATACTTTGCCTTTACCGGGCTCTTTTGGATATTCTATATTGTCACTCATGATATTTCTTTATTAAATGTTGTTAATGTTGCCTGTAGTGCTGTCATTGCGTTTTTCCCAATGAGCGCCGTTCCAGCGTTGGTCGTGCCTCATGATCTGGTGTACGCCAAAAGCTATCAGCAACAATGGCCAAATGGTGCCTGCACCTAAAGCCGGTATAATATTAGGCAATAAAAATATAACACCAAGCATAACGTAAATAATCCAGTTGGTTTTTTTGAAATTATGTTTGGCGCCCACATATAAGCCGAAGATAATTAATATTAA
Protein-coding regions in this window:
- a CDS encoding LiaF transmembrane domain-containing protein, which codes for MENQINNPQPAHNAKTTTGMIFLVIGLALLFKHIGFFLFPHWLFSWPLILIIFGLYVGAKHNFKKTNWIIYVMLGVIFLLPNIIPALGAGTIWPLLLIAFGVHQIMRHDQRWNGAHWEKRNDSTTGNINNI